TCGATCTTGCGCACGGACTCGTTCTCGTTCTGCCAGAGGCTCGTGAGCTTGTCGCGGTAGTGGGTCGCGATCCAGGACTTCAGGAACCGGCTCGGCACCGACAGAACCACGGTGCCGCCGTCGATGCCCTCGAGGTTCATGTTGGCGAACCAGCAGGAGAACACCTCCTCGCCGAGTTCGGCCTTGAGCCGGCCGAGAACCCGGGTCCAGGCATCGCGGTGCCGTGGCTTGTCCTTGTCGCCGAAGTCCGCGTCCAGCATGGGTGCCTCCTGAAACCTGTCGGGCCGGTCCGCCGCCGCGTCGGCCGTGTCACGTGCTCATGTCGGGGAACGGCGACGCGGAACGTCGCCTCAGCGGCGCCCGGGCGGGCGCCGACGGGTGTTGTCCTGAATTGTCGATGGTGGTGGTCAGGCGCCGGGGTCGCGGGTCCAGGGCAGGCCCTTGGCCTGCCACCCGTCGACGCTGCCGCGCCGTCCGTCGGGCCCGGGCGGACCCTCGAAGCCGCCGGCGACGTTGTAGGCGGCGCCGTAGCCGTGGGCCGTGGCCGCCATGGCGGCCGACTGGCTGCGCGCGCCGGAGCGGCACAGGAAATAGACCGGGGCGTCGCGGTCGAGGCCACGGGCGGCGACCGCCGCGTCCAGCATCTCGAGGAAGGCCGGGTTGACCGCCATGGTCGGGGCGGTCTGCCACTCGAGAAAGACCGGCGCGCGGCCGATCGCGGTGAGATCCGGCACGCCGACGGTCCGCCACTCCATGTCCGTGCGCACGTCGACCAGCAGGGCCCCGGGCTCGTCGCCGAGGATGCGCCAGACGTCCGTCACGTCGATATCGCCCGCGTAAGCAGCCATGGCTCGTCGCAAACCTTCCCTCTGCCGCACTCCCGATGAGAAGTGGCGGCGCCCCGGACCTCGAACTTCACTAGATGCCGGATCGACGTCGGCGGGCGACATAGGCCCTGTCGACTGCGCTCCGTGGCGGCAAGAGTAGGTCTCTCTTTACTGGGCGTTCCTTTATTTTTTCTTGGAACGACTTCGACCCTGCACTCTTCTCGCTTGCTTTCCTCGGGATCGTCTTGGCCGTCACCGAGGATGGGTTGACCATACACAGGGGGGGTCCGACCGGCAAGACGGGATTCGCCGGTCCGCGTTAACCCGATTTTAAACCGTGGCGGGTCGGGGCGGGCGATCACGGGCGGGTGATTTGGAAAGGCTTGGGATTGCTCCATTTTCAAAATTTGAATGGCCGGCGAAGCAATTCCCGCCACGCTTTCGCCACCCTCCGATTCGATCGATCACCCCGTCAAATGCCGTCGCGTCAAGGGTGGGCCCGCAGGGCACGTATCCGTAACTTGTTGATTCACAGATTAATTTCCTGCCATGCGGCGGAGCGTTCCCGGCGCGTCCGATTTCGCGGGCGCACCCGCGAAAATGCGAAGACCCGGCACGGGGGCCGGGTCTTCGGACACGAAATGGACAAGGTTCGCTCGGCTCCGGCCCGCGGGCCGGCGACGGCTCAGACGCCGAGCGACTTCACGCGCTGGGCGAGCCGCGACACCTTCCGCGAGGCGGTGTTCTTGTGAACGATGCCCTTGGAGGCGGCGCGCATGATCTCGGGCTCGGCCGACTTCAGCGCGGCCGTCGCGGCGGCCTGGTCGCCGGAGGCGAGCGCCTCCTCGACCTTGCGGACGAAGGTCCGCATGCGGCTGCGGCGAGCCTTGTTGACCTCGGTGCGAGCCGCGATCTTGCGGGTCGCCTTCTTGGCCGACGGCGTATTGGCCATGGACGAGACTTCCTTCTACCGGGCGTACCGGATGTCGCTGGAGCCGCTTCCGACCGCGACGGCTCCCCGGGGGATTTCCCTGGAACCACGATGGGCGGCGCGACAATGATCGATGGTCGGCGGGCGAGTGCCCACCGTCTCCGTTCGGGCGGTGCTTATAAACGCAGGACCCGGCCCCGTCAACGCCGGCCCGGCCGAATTTCGCGGCGGGCCGCGGCCCCGCCCCGCGCCGGCTGGCAGACCGGGCAGTGGAAGGTGGAGCGACCGGTCTGGACGATCCGCTCCACCGTGCCGCCGCAGCCCGGCCGGGCGCAGGGCTCGCCGGCGCGGTCGTAGACGGCGAAGCGGTGCTGGAAATAGCCGAGCGAGCCGTCGGTGCGGACGTGGTCGCGCAGCGACGAGCCGCCGGCCTCGATCGCCTCGGCGATCACCGCGACGATCGCCTCGACGAGGCGGCGGGTCTCGGCGGTCGGCCCGCCGTCGGCGCCGACGATCGAGCCGGCGGCGCGCAGCGGCGACAGGCCGGAGCGCCACAGCGCCTCGCAGACGTAGATGTTGCCGAGGCCGGCGATCACGCTCTGGTCCAGGAGGGCGGCCTTGAGGCTGGTGGCGCGGCCGGCGAAGGCGGCGGCGAGGTGCTCGGGCGACAGCGCGTTGCCGGTCGGCTCGACGCCGAGGTCGCGGAAGCGCGGGTGGACGTCGAGGTCGGCGCGGGCGGCGAGGTCCATGAAGCCGAAGCGGCGGGGGTCGTTGTAGACGACGCGCGCGCCCGAAGAGAGCTCGATGGCGACGTGGTCGTGGGCGGCGCTCTTGCCGCGCGGGTGGTGGAAGGGGGCGGACAAGTCCGCCCTGGGCGAGGCCGGGTCCCCCCCGGGGGAGGCCGCCTCGACCCGGAAGGAGCCGGACATGCCGAGGTGCATCACCAGCACGGCGCCGTCGTCGAGGTCGGCGCAGAGATACTTGGCGCGCCGGCCGAGGGCGACGAGGCGGCGGCCCTCGATGCGCTCGGCGAAGCGGTCGGGGAAGGGAAAGCGCAGGTCCGGCCGGGCGAGGCGGACGTGTTCCACCACGGCCCCCTCCATCGCGGGGGCGAGGCCGCGGCGGACCGTCTCGACTTCGGGCAGTTCGGGCATCGCTCTCCCGGGGTGCGGATCGCCGCCGTTTCGGACGCGGCGGAACATAGCGCGGGGCCATGGCTTCCGCTATGGTCCGGCCGCGCCGGGCGACCGGCGGTCCGATCCCCCCGGCCCTCCCCGGAGACCCCACGATGTCCGACGCCCCGTCCGCCTCCTTCGGCTTCCGCGACGTGACCCTCGACGCGAAGCAGGACATGGTCGACGAGGTGTTCCACCGGGTGGCGAGCCGCTACGACGTCATGAACGACGTCATGTCGGCCGGGCTGCACCGGGTCTGGAAGGACGCGATGGTGTCGCGCCTCGCCCCGCCGCGCTCCGGCCGCCGGCCGTTCGAGGTGGTCGACGTCGCCGGCGGCACCGGCGACATCGCCTTCCGCATCGTCGAGCGCTCGGACGGCAAGGCCCGCGTCACGGTCGCCGACATCAACGCGTCCATGCTCGGCGTCGGCCGCGAGCGGGCGGAGAAGCGCGGCATCCGCACCGTCGACTTCGTCGAGGCCAACGCCGAGGCGCTGCCGTTCGAGGACGGCCGCTTCGACGCCTACACCATCGCCTTCGGGATCCGGAACGTGCCGCGGATCGACGTGGCGCTGTCGGAGGCGTACCGGGTGCTGAAGCCGGGCGGGCGCTTCCTCTGCCTCGAGTTCTCCGCGGTCGACGTGCCGCTGGTCGACAAGGTCTACGACCTCTATTCCTTCAACGTGATCCCGGTGATGGGCCGCCTCGTCGCCAAGGACGAGGACAGCTACCGCTATCTCGTCGAATCGATCCGCCGCTTCCCCAACCAGGAGCGCTTCAAGGCGATGATCGAGGATGCCGGCTTCAGCCGCGTGACCTACACCAACCTGACGATGGGCGTCGCGGCGCTGCACGTCGGCGTCAAGATCTGAGCGGGCGGAGCGCGGGCCTCGAGATGGCGACGGGCGACCTCTTCCGCTTGGCGCGGGCCGGCTGGGTGCTGGCGCGCGAGGGCGTGCTCACGGCCCTGCCGTTCCCCGAGCCGATCCCGCTGCCGGTGCGCGTCGTCCTCGCGCTCGCCCGCCTCGTCGAGCGCCGGCCGGCGCCCGGCGACAGCGACGCGGGGCGGCTGACCCGGGCGCTCAACCGGCTCGGGCCGTCCTACGTCAAGCTCGGCCAGTTCCTCGCCACCCGGCCCGACGTGGTCGGCCGCAAGATGGCCGACGACCTCACCGCGCTGCAGGACAACGTGCCCGCCTTCGGCGAGGCGGTGGCGCGCGAGGAGATCCTGCTCGCCTTCGGCCGGCCGGTGGAGGAGGTGTTCACCGAATTCGGCCCGCCGATCGCGGCCGCCTCGATCGCGCAGGTGCACCGCGCCGCCGTCGTGGACCGGGTCACGGGCGAGACGCGGGCGGTCGCGGTCAAGGTGCTGCGGCCGGGGGTCGCCCGGCGCTTCGCGCGCGACCTCGGCGGCTTCTACGTCGCGGCGCGGACGATCGAGCGTTGGGTGCCGTCGGCGCGGCGGCTGAAGCCGCTCGCGGTGGTCGACACGCTGGCGCGCTCGGTGGCGCTCGAGATGGACCTCCGCCTCGAGGCGGCGGCGCTGTCCGAGATGGCCGAGAACATCGCCGCCGACGAGGGCTTCCGGGTCCCGGCGGTCGACTGGGAACGCTCGGCCAAGACCGTGCTGACCATGGAGTGGATCGAGGGCCGCAAGCTCTCCGACGTCGCCGGCATCGCCGCCGACGGCCACGACCTGGTGCAACTGTCGGCGCGGCTGATCCAGTCGTTCCTGCGCCACGCGGTGCGCGACGGCTTCTTCCACGCCGACATGCACCAGGGCAACCTGTTCGTCGACGCCGACGGCACCATCGTCGCGGTCGACTTCGGCATCATGGGCCGGCTCGGCGTCAAGGAGCGGCGCTTCCTCGCCGAGATCCTCTACGGCTTCATCCGCCGCGACTACCGCCGCGTCGCCGAGGTGCATTTCGAGGCCGGCTACGTGCCGGCGCACCACGACGTCGCCAGCTTCGCCCAGGCGCTCCGCGCGATCGGCGAGCCGCTGCAGGGCCACACCGCCTCCGAGATCTCGATGGCGCGGCTCCTGACCCAGCTGTTCGAGGTCACCGAGCTGTTCGACATGCAGACGCGCCCGGAGCTGATCATGCTCCAGAAGACCATGGTGGTGGTCGAGGGCGTCGCCCGCACGCTCGACCCGGCGCTCGACATGTGGCGCACCGCCGAGCCGGCGGTCGGCGACTGGGTGGTGCGCAACCTCGGCCCGGTCGGACGGATCGAGGACGCCGCCGCGTCGCTGCGCGACGTCGTCGCCCTGATCGGCCGGCTGCCGCAGATCGCCGCCGACCTCGACGCCGCCGCGGCGACCGCGCTCGAGCGCAACCGCACCGAAGAGAGCCGCCGGCGCTCGACCGACCGGCTGGTGGTGCCGGCCTGGATCGCCGCCGGCGCGCTGGTGGCGGCGGCGGTCGCGCTCATCTGGTGAGGCGGCCGGGCTCGTCGCCGGTGGCGACGTCGAAGCCCTCGTCGGCCCAGCCCGTGACGCCCCCGATCATGATCTTGACCGGGCGACCCTGGCGGGCGAGCCGCAGCGCCGCGCGGTCGGCGCCGTTGCAGTGCGGGCCCGCGCAATAGACCACGAAGACGGTGTCGTCCGGCCACTCGGCCATCCTGCGCTCGGTCATCTTGCCGTGCGGCAGCCCGAGCGCGCCCGGCACGTGGCCGGCGCGGTAGAGCGCCGGACCGCGGACGTCGACGAGCACGAAGTCCGGACCGTCGGCGCGCAGGAGGGCGGCGTGGACGTCGGAGCAGTCGGTCTCGAAGGCGAGCCGCGCGGCGAAATGCGCGGCGGCGAGCTCGGACGGGGCGGGCGGGATCTCGGTGACGGGGCTCGGCATCGGGGTTTCCTCGGCAGATGGTCGGGACGGCCGGAGCTTGCGCCGGGCGGCGGATCGGGCAAACTGGCCACCATGACGACGAGCGTCGAAATCGCGCCAAACCCGCACGCCACCCTGGCGACGGACGCCGCGCCGGCGGGACCGCTGGTGGTGGTGCTCGCCTACGACGGGCTCTGCACCTTCGAGTTCGGCGTCGCCTGCGAGATGTTCGCGCTGCCGCGGCCGGAGATGGGGCCGGGCTGGTACCGCTACCGCGTCGCCGCGGTCGAACCGGGGCCGCTGCGGGCCGCGGGCGGACTGACCGTCGCGGTCGAGGCCGGGCTGGAGGCGCTCGCCGAGGCGCACACGATCGTGGTGCCGGGCTGGCGCGGCATCGACGCGCCGGTGCCCGCGGCGTTGACGGCCGCGCTGGTCGCGGCGCGGGCGCGCGGGGCGCGGGTGATGTCGCTCTGCTCCGGCATCGCGGTGCTCGCCGCCGCGGGCCTGCTCGACGGCCGCCGCGCCACGACGCACTGGCGGTACGCCGCGGCGGTCGCCGCACGCCATCCGGCCGTGACGGTCGACGCCGACGTGCTCTACGTCGACGCCGGCGGCGTGCTGACGGCGGCCGGCAGCGCGGCCGGCATCGACCTCTGCCTGCACGTGATCCGCTCCGACTTCGGCGTCGAGGCGGCGAACCGGGTGGCGCGACGCCTCGTGGTGCCGCCGCACCGCGAGGGCGGTCAGGCGCAATTCGTGGAAGCGCCGGTGCCGCGGGAGCGGGAGGGCGCGCGGCTCGGCGCGCTGATCGACCACCTGCGTGCCGCCCTCGCCGAGGACCACGACCTCGCCTCGATGGCGGCGCGGGCCGGGATGAGCGTGCGCACCTTCCAGCGCCGCTTCGAGGCGGCCACCGGCTCCCCGCCCGGGGCGTGGCTGGTCGCCGAACGGGTGCGGCGGGCGCGCGAGCTCCTGGAGAGCCGGCCGACGATCGCGCTCGACGACGTCGCCGCGGCCTGCGGCTTCGCGGACGCCGCGGCGCTGCGCCACCATTTCCGCACGCGGCTCGGGACCAGCCCGACGGCTTACCGGCGGCTGTTCGCGCCCTGATCCGGGATCAGCCGCGCGGCGGGATCGTGATGCCTTCGGCGGCGGCGAGGTCGGCGAGGCGGACCGACGGGCGGGGCCCGACGTGGCCGATCACCTCCGAACCGGCGAGGCAGCCGAGGCGGACGGCGGTCGAAAGGTCGAGGCCGCGGGTGAGGCCGACGAGGAAGCCGGCGGCGAACTGGTCGCCGGCGCCGGTCAGGTCCTCGATGCGATCGACGGCGGTGGCCGGGGCCCTGGCGGTCTCGTCGCCGCGGACCGCGAGGGCGCCGTCGCCGCCGAGCGTCACCGCCGCGAGGGCGCAGTCGGTGCGGATGGCGGCGACCGCCGAGGCGAGATCCGACGTCTCGTAGAGCGCGTGGATCTCCTCCTTGTTGGCGAAGACGACGTCGACCGTGCCCGAGCGCATCAGCTCGAGGAACTCGCCGCGCCAGCGGTCGACGCAGAAGCTGTCCGACAGGGTGATCGCGACCTTGCGGCCGTTGGCGTGGGCGATCGCCGCGGCCTTGCGGAAGGCCTCCTTGGCGGCCGGGGGATCCCAGAGATAGCCCTCGAGATAGGTGACCTCGGCGGCCGCGACCACGGCGGGGTCGATGTCGTCGACCGTCAGCGCGTGGCAGGCGCCGAGATAGGTGTTCATGGTGCGCTCGCCGTCCGGTGTGATCAGGATGGTCGAGCGCGCGGTCGGCGCGCCGCCCTCGAGCGGCACGGTCGCGAAGTGGACGCCGAGGGCGCGGATGTCGTGGGTGAAG
This Oharaeibacter diazotrophicus DNA region includes the following protein-coding sequences:
- the rpsT gene encoding 30S ribosomal protein S20; the protein is MANTPSAKKATRKIAARTEVNKARRSRMRTFVRKVEEALASGDQAAATAALKSAEPEIMRAASKGIVHKNTASRKVSRLAQRVKSLGV
- a CDS encoding adenosine kinase, giving the protein MAASEFDVLAIGNAIVDILARAEDDLLVRLGVTKGMMRLIDAAEADRLYDMIGPAIEASGGSAGNTAAGVASLGGRAAYVGKVATDELGRIFTHDIRALGVHFATVPLEGGAPTARSTILITPDGERTMNTYLGACHALTVDDIDPAVVAAAEVTYLEGYLWDPPAAKEAFRKAAAIAHANGRKVAITLSDSFCVDRWRGEFLELMRSGTVDVVFANKEEIHALYETSDLASAVAAIRTDCALAAVTLGGDGALAVRGDETARAPATAVDRIEDLTGAGDQFAAGFLVGLTRGLDLSTAVRLGCLAGSEVIGHVGPRPSVRLADLAAAEGITIPPRG
- the ubiE gene encoding bifunctional demethylmenaquinone methyltransferase/2-methoxy-6-polyprenyl-1,4-benzoquinol methylase UbiE; amino-acid sequence: MSDAPSASFGFRDVTLDAKQDMVDEVFHRVASRYDVMNDVMSAGLHRVWKDAMVSRLAPPRSGRRPFEVVDVAGGTGDIAFRIVERSDGKARVTVADINASMLGVGRERAEKRGIRTVDFVEANAEALPFEDGRFDAYTIAFGIRNVPRIDVALSEAYRVLKPGGRFLCLEFSAVDVPLVDKVYDLYSFNVIPVMGRLVAKDEDSYRYLVESIRRFPNQERFKAMIEDAGFSRVTYTNLTMGVAALHVGVKI
- the mutM gene encoding bifunctional DNA-formamidopyrimidine glycosylase/DNA-(apurinic or apyrimidinic site) lyase yields the protein MPELPEVETVRRGLAPAMEGAVVEHVRLARPDLRFPFPDRFAERIEGRRLVALGRRAKYLCADLDDGAVLVMHLGMSGSFRVEAASPGGDPASPRADLSAPFHHPRGKSAAHDHVAIELSSGARVVYNDPRRFGFMDLAARADLDVHPRFRDLGVEPTGNALSPEHLAAAFAGRATSLKAALLDQSVIAGLGNIYVCEALWRSGLSPLRAAGSIVGADGGPTAETRRLVEAIVAVIAEAIEAGGSSLRDHVRTDGSLGYFQHRFAVYDRAGEPCARPGCGGTVERIVQTGRSTFHCPVCQPARGGAAARREIRPGRR
- a CDS encoding rhodanese-like domain-containing protein, whose product is MPSPVTEIPPAPSELAAAHFAARLAFETDCSDVHAALLRADGPDFVLVDVRGPALYRAGHVPGALGLPHGKMTERRMAEWPDDTVFVVYCAGPHCNGADRAALRLARQGRPVKIMIGGVTGWADEGFDVATGDEPGRLTR
- the ftrA gene encoding transcriptional regulator FtrA, yielding MTTSVEIAPNPHATLATDAAPAGPLVVVLAYDGLCTFEFGVACEMFALPRPEMGPGWYRYRVAAVEPGPLRAAGGLTVAVEAGLEALAEAHTIVVPGWRGIDAPVPAALTAALVAARARGARVMSLCSGIAVLAAAGLLDGRRATTHWRYAAAVAARHPAVTVDADVLYVDAGGVLTAAGSAAGIDLCLHVIRSDFGVEAANRVARRLVVPPHREGGQAQFVEAPVPREREGARLGALIDHLRAALAEDHDLASMAARAGMSVRTFQRRFEAATGSPPGAWLVAERVRRARELLESRPTIALDDVAAACGFADAAALRHHFRTRLGTSPTAYRRLFAP
- a CDS encoding rhodanese-like domain-containing protein, coding for MAAYAGDIDVTDVWRILGDEPGALLVDVRTDMEWRTVGVPDLTAIGRAPVFLEWQTAPTMAVNPAFLEMLDAAVAARGLDRDAPVYFLCRSGARSQSAAMAATAHGYGAAYNVAGGFEGPPGPDGRRGSVDGWQAKGLPWTRDPGA
- the ubiB gene encoding 2-polyprenylphenol 6-hydroxylase translates to MATGDLFRLARAGWVLAREGVLTALPFPEPIPLPVRVVLALARLVERRPAPGDSDAGRLTRALNRLGPSYVKLGQFLATRPDVVGRKMADDLTALQDNVPAFGEAVAREEILLAFGRPVEEVFTEFGPPIAAASIAQVHRAAVVDRVTGETRAVAVKVLRPGVARRFARDLGGFYVAARTIERWVPSARRLKPLAVVDTLARSVALEMDLRLEAAALSEMAENIAADEGFRVPAVDWERSAKTVLTMEWIEGRKLSDVAGIAADGHDLVQLSARLIQSFLRHAVRDGFFHADMHQGNLFVDADGTIVAVDFGIMGRLGVKERRFLAEILYGFIRRDYRRVAEVHFEAGYVPAHHDVASFAQALRAIGEPLQGHTASEISMARLLTQLFEVTELFDMQTRPELIMLQKTMVVVEGVARTLDPALDMWRTAEPAVGDWVVRNLGPVGRIEDAAASLRDVVALIGRLPQIAADLDAAAATALERNRTEESRRRSTDRLVVPAWIAAGALVAAAVALIW